One window of the Trifolium pratense cultivar HEN17-A07 linkage group LG2, ARS_RC_1.1, whole genome shotgun sequence genome contains the following:
- the LOC123904319 gene encoding putative F-box/LRR-repeat protein 23, translating to MASCSLSSMKAEAENTTVPNWLELPRDITTNILQRLDTIEIVTIACHVCPLWWNICKDPLMWRTIRMTNLHHLQHKHLELVKICCYAIERSCGHLEDIDIQFFGSNDVLECIAINANNLRCMRLVYCRRISDEGLSLAVRNLPLLEEVDISFNMLNEDSLEALGRCCPRLKSLTFARMLCEHFGYGSENIGAFVIAETMPGLRHLNIEANKLTNDGLVAILDACPLLESLEIEACFNLNLTGRLGRRCHKQIKFLRLPIQYSEYSFNSDDDDDDNISYGDSLTDEDIYYPYDSDDDE from the exons ATGGCATCTTGTTCCCTTTCTTCAATGAAAGCAGAAGCTGAGAACACAACCGTACCAAATTGGCTTGAACTTCCTAGAGACATCACAACAAACATTCTTCAGCGTCTTGATACCATTGAAATTGTTACAATTGCATGTCATGTGTGTCCTTTATGGTGGAATATTTGCAAGGATCCACTCATGTGGCGTACCATTCGCATGACCAATCTCCACCATCTACAACATAAACATTTGGAATTGGTTAAGATTTGTTGTTATGCTATTGAACGAAGTTGCGGTCATCTGGAAGATATTGATATTCAGTTTTTTGGCTCCAATGATGTCCTTGAATGCATAGCTATcaa TGCGAATAACCTACGATGCATGCGATTAGTATATTGCCGGCGAATTTCAGATGAAGGATTAAGTTTAGCTGTGAGAAACCTTCCACTATTAGAGGAGGTTGACATTTCATTTAACATGCTAAATGAAGATTCTCTTGAAGCCCTTGGCCGATGTTGTCCTCGTTTGAAATCTCTCACATTTGCAAGAATGTTGTGTGAACATTTTGGTTATGGTAGTGAGAATATTGGGGCATTTGTTATTGCAGAAACAATGCCCGGATTACGCCATCTTAATATTGAAGCAAACAAGCTTACTAATGATGGATTGGTTGCAATTCTAGACGCATGTCCTCTTCTTGAATCGCTTGAAATTGAAGCTTGTTTTAATCTTAATTTGACTGGAAGATTGGGGAGAAGGTGCCATAAGCAAATCAAATTTCTGCGTCTGCCAATTCAGTATAGTGAATACTCCTTCaattctgatgatgatgatgatgataatatttCTTATGGTGATTCTCTAACAGATGAGGATATCTATTATCCTTATGATTCAGATGATGATGAATGA